A single window of Chitinivorax tropicus DNA harbors:
- a CDS encoding SDR family oxidoreductase → MQRVLFIGCGDIALRTARLLGQRYQLYGLIRHQDKAKTLRAVGICPIVGDLDQPATLSRISGLAHMVFHFAPPPASGKQDTRTRHLLNALTKRGILPQRLIYISTSGVYGNCAGAEINESRTVNPQTDRACRRVDAERQLRAWGRQTGSQVVILRVPGIYAANRLPIERIRAGLPALLSEEDGYTNHIHAQDLARIAIAASLRGQSQRVYNVVDEDVMKMGDYFDRVADVAGLPRPPRINRAEASQRLTPAMLSFMDESRRLCAHRLHAELKIRLHHPTLVTGLQAE, encoded by the coding sequence ATGCAACGAGTTCTCTTCATTGGGTGCGGTGACATTGCGCTACGCACCGCCAGGCTGCTTGGGCAACGCTACCAGCTATATGGTCTGATACGCCATCAAGACAAAGCCAAAACACTCCGTGCTGTGGGCATCTGCCCCATTGTCGGGGATCTGGACCAGCCTGCAACGTTGAGCCGGATCAGCGGTTTGGCCCATATGGTGTTCCACTTTGCCCCGCCCCCTGCGAGCGGCAAGCAGGACACTCGCACCCGCCATCTGCTTAACGCATTGACAAAGCGTGGGATATTACCACAGCGCCTGATCTACATCAGCACCAGCGGCGTATATGGCAATTGTGCTGGTGCGGAGATTAACGAATCACGCACCGTCAACCCACAGACCGATCGTGCATGTCGGCGGGTCGATGCAGAGCGGCAGCTCCGGGCATGGGGACGGCAGACCGGATCGCAAGTGGTGATCTTGCGTGTGCCTGGTATCTATGCTGCCAACCGGCTACCGATCGAGCGCATTCGGGCGGGCCTGCCGGCACTGCTCTCCGAAGAGGACGGTTATACCAACCATATCCACGCCCAGGATCTGGCCCGCATCGCCATTGCAGCCAGTCTTCGAGGCCAGTCGCAGCGGGTCTACAACGTGGTGGATGAAGATGTGATGAAGATGGGCGACTATTTTGATCGCGTCGCGGATGTAGCCGGCCTGCCCCGCCCACCCCGCATCAACAGGGCTGAGGCAAGCCAGCGGCTGACGCCTGCCATGCTGTCGTTCATGGATGAGTCTCGCCGCCTATGCGCCCATCGGCTGCATGCTGAATTGAAGATCCGACTGCATCATCCCACGCTGGTGACCGGCCTACAGGCCGAATGA